A region of the Candidatus Brocadia sp. genome:
GGCGGGAAATTAACGAAGACCGCTACTATTGATGATGTATCTGAGGCTATGTTTGATATTATTACTGCAATACGTGGAATTTCGGATTTGATTTATACATCAAGAACCTACGAGCCTGGCACTTTCTTTAAAGAAGTAAAAGATTTCCTTGTGGAAAATCAATTCAAACATGAATCGAAAGTTAAAATTAAAGGCACATCAAGCAAATCGTATACGTTAGATTTTGAAATTTTAAATGGCAGGAAAATATATCTTCATACTTTATCTGCCAGAAGCATTTCAGGAATTAAACCAAAGGTAGATGCTACCGTTAGGATGTGGGTTGATTTTGATAGCGAACTCAAAAAAGTAAGCCTATTAAATGACGTCGATTTTCAATGGGAAGAACCTGACATATACATTCTCAATCAAGTCTCAAGGGTAAAACTCTGGAGTCAAAAAGCAGAATTGATTCCTTACTTGCGGGAAGGCTCTCAAAGCGAAAGAGTAAACGCATGAAAAAAGAATTAGAAAAATGCCGGATTACAGCAGACACTACAATTCGTTTAGCCCGTTTTTTGGCACTTCGGCTGAGTTTTGGCTTGGCC
Encoded here:
- a CDS encoding DUF1828 domain-containing protein; amino-acid sequence: MKMMECWEIIDKYLSGLRKGFHCVPGDKRLRVITPYLYPDNDLIEVFIEDLGSGRIKVTDLGEVFRHLHSQGLDVNSSPEKKFIADTIASRVNIEISGGKLTKTATIDDVSEAMFDIITAIRGISDLIYTSRTYEPGTFFKEVKDFLVENQFKHESKVKIKGTSSKSYTLDFEILNGRKIYLHTLSARSISGIKPKVDATVRMWVDFDSELKKVSLLNDVDFQWEEPDIYILNQVSRVKLWSQKAELIPYLREGSQSERVNA